The window CTAGGAGAGCTCGAGGAGCACAGCGTACTCATCACAGCGAATCGTGCTATATTTTATTACACAGGCCCAAGTGCATAATACCATCGCCCTCACCCAGATGGACCCTGCATCGAGAGTACGTGTAATGAACGCAACGGTGCTTACGTGCATCTTGGCTCTGTACATCGTGCACGACGCGGCCTTCAGGTACTGGATGACACGTAGCGATATACTCCCGCTCACTGCAGCCCTGGTGCACGACACAAAAACCCTGCAACAACGCGACGGCGTAGGGGTAGCCTATGATGCTGCTATCGGAAACGTGCGCACTCCTCCCCTCCAGCTCTACTCCAATGCGGAGCGCTCCGCACCGTCTGCCGACGCCTACAACTTTTCCAATGCTCTTTcaatggcggcggtggtggtggagagcacGTGGCTCACCCCTGACCAGGACGCCGTCTCTTACATGTACGCGCAGCGGCTTCTTGAGGGGTATCGCTACGCCCTCCTTAGTGGCGCACCGTGGTTGCTGCTCTCCGGCTCTGTGGTGGAGGCATCAGTGGGGCTGCAGTTCTTGCGCCGGCTTCCCAACCCAGCGGATAGGCTTTTCCCGGACTCTGTGTTGCAGCGGTGGCCTCGGCCACTGGTCACAACAgcgttgcagctgcgcgagtcTATGGCACCGTATGCGACCCTTGGTGCATGGATGCACGGTGTAGGCACGAGACCGCTCAGGTCCTTCCCTGCATCTTCAATGACCTCGCGAACGAGTCAACAGCAGGACGTTCATCAGAGCTCGGTGTCAGACCACTCCTCTCTGCAGTCCTCCCTCAGCCAGCTGCTCTCCGCCCACGCGTTGGCAGAAACAGACGCGAGCCACGTGCGCCCTGCCTCGCTCATCCTGGGGGCGGAGTGGATACGGCGTATGGATGCCCAACAGCGGAGCGGCAACTGGGCCACCAACGTAAATGGTGTCAGAGGAACTGCGGCCGACAGCCTCGCGACGCCTGAGCGGACCCGCGTGACAGTGCACGTGACAACGTCTGACGCCGCCAATGTCGATGATGATGCGGCAAtcagaaaaggagaggacgGACGTTTCGCCAAGGATGCGGCCAGCGCTCCGTGGGAGCAGCCACGGGTTCTTGAGTTTCACGTGAATAGCACCTCCACGAAGGTGCACGTGACGCTACCTGGTATGGCCATGATCAGCGAAGCGAACGTCAATCAACGTGCTCGGCACGTGGCGAGGGCacttcagcagctggtggagcTGACACTTGTGCATCGCCACACCAGTCGCAGCCCCATTGCGCCGGGTaacacagagaaggaggtagagtggtggtggtggcttgGCCGGCCCTACGGCGTGACGATCATCGCCGGCAAGTGGGAGCAACAGCGCGTCAAGCTCCTCTACATGAAGGCTTTCCGCGAGGCCGTCGCGGACTCGCAGGAAGGGCTGCGGaaagcggtgcagctcctccatcagTCTCGCTGTCAGTTTGAAGGacctctgccaccgctgtcatGCCAGGGTGTTCGAGGTCCCCAACTCCCACCATCAGCGATGCCTTTCAGCACTGCAGTGCCGGCACGCTCGCGCATTTTCGTGCTGCCTCCGCCCCACGAAGAGCTGCAGAACGTCCAGCCAAAGCCGGAGTGGCTCAGCTATACCGGTGAGCTTCCGGTATTCATCAACGCAGAGGCATCGCAGGTGGCCAAGCTGCTGGGTCGCGTGAGTTTCTTCCTGTACTTTAACTACCGCCGGTGGATGGACTGGTTCCTGACGTCGCTGTCAGTAGGGATTTACCAGGACCACTTTATGCTCATTTCTGTGTTGATGTCCGACTTTGCCGAGCACCGCATCAGCTGGCTAGATGTCTTGCACATCCGCTAAGGCAAAAGGTGGCGAGAAcgtgggagggaggtgggaaacgagagaggcgctgcacgagAAGCCAAGCGTGAGGGCGCGCGAACGAGGGTACTGACCTCCTCTACATTTCCAtcctccctcgctcctcctgcacggTATGTAGTGGGACTGTGAGGATGCctgcgggggggggtgcgtgcTTAGGTATGTCTTGGTGACGCGATGGCTTCTACATGGACGATCTCTCCGATGATGAGCTGCTTCATCAAAAATCAAACAACCCCAAGAAATGAACGCACTCGAGTAAATCTGTGGTGCCTCCTTCCCACACCACACGCGCGTGTATCTGCGGAAGGTAGTGTCTTGCTCGTTCATAGAACACCATCCGTTATATGAGGCattgagggagagggtggtcTTTCTCCCATTCTCCGCACGGACCCACACGGACAGGCACAGACATACTCAGctgagctcctcctcctccccccctctccctcccccctcctatGTAGGACTCGGAC is drawn from Leishmania panamensis strain MHOM/PA/94/PSC-1 chromosome 24 sequence and contains these coding sequences:
- a CDS encoding hypothetical protein (TriTrypDB/GeneDB-style sysID: LpmP.24.0370); translated protein: MDPASRVRVMNATVLTCILALYIVHDAAFRYWMTRSDILPLTAALVHDTKTLQQRDGVGVAYDAAIGNVRTPPLQLYSNAERSAPSADAYNFSNALSMAAVVVESTWLTPDQDAVSYMYAQRLLEGYRYALLSGAPWLLLSGSVVEASVGLQFLRRLPNPADRLFPDSVLQRWPRPLVTTALQLRESMAPYATLGAWMHGVGTRPLRSFPASSMTSRTSQQQDVHQSSVSDHSSLQSSLSQLLSAHALAETDASHVRPASLILGAEWIRRMDAQQRSGNWATNVNGVRGTAADSLATPERTRVTVHVTTSDAANVDDDAAIRKGEDGRFAKDAASAPWEQPRVLEFHVNSTSTKVHVTLPGMAMISEANVNQRARHVARALQQLVELTLVHRHTSRSPIAPGNTEKEVEWWWWLGRPYGVTIIAGKWEQQRVKLLYMKAFREAVADSQEGLRKAVQLLHQSRCQFEGPLPPLSCQGVRGPQLPPSAMPFSTAVPARSRIFVLPPPHEELQNVQPKPEWLSYTGELPVFINAEASQVAKLLGRVSFFLYFNYRRWMDWFLTSLSVGIYQDHFMLISVLMSDFAEHRISWLDVLHIR